Proteins encoded together in one Chitinophaga varians window:
- a CDS encoding response regulator translates to MQTYPQILIADDDPEDVFIMEMMCKELAFTEHIHFVQDGVTALEYLDTLLEKPLPSLIILDLNMPRLTGTQTLELLKQHPRYHPIRVIIYSTFLNEIQKQQCIDLGAEAFVIKPDTYEEGLEIMQQFHDCSLGNYSFPIAS, encoded by the coding sequence ATGCAGACGTATCCGCAGATTCTCATAGCCGACGATGACCCCGAAGATGTATTTATCATGGAAATGATGTGTAAAGAGCTTGCTTTTACTGAACACATCCATTTTGTCCAGGACGGCGTAACGGCCCTGGAATACCTGGACACTTTGTTGGAGAAGCCTCTCCCCTCCCTTATCATTCTGGACCTGAATATGCCCCGTCTCACGGGCACGCAGACACTGGAGCTGCTCAAACAACATCCGCGTTATCATCCTATCCGGGTTATTATCTATTCTACTTTTCTGAATGAGATTCAGAAACAACAATGCATCGACCTCGGAGCGGAGGCCTTCGTGATCAAACCGGACACCTATGAAGAAGGATTAGAGATCATGCAACAGTTCCATGATTGCAGCCTCGGCAATTATTCCTTTCCGATAGCCAGCTGA
- a CDS encoding DoxX family protein, with product MRAYAAYARRLSALRDIPLLLLRLVLAYGYYHPARLKWQDIHGIGDWFGQLHIPAPYVSAYVVAITESAGVVLLTLGLWVRYITLPLMFSMVVAIITVHWANGFEAGDNGFEIPLYYILMLFTLLVYGSGRTGLDAFLERSR from the coding sequence ATGCGCGCTTACGCTGCTTATGCACGCCGGCTATCGGCGCTTCGGGACATTCCGCTGCTTTTGCTCCGGCTGGTGCTGGCTTATGGCTATTACCACCCTGCGCGATTGAAATGGCAGGATATTCATGGTATCGGCGACTGGTTTGGCCAGCTGCACATTCCGGCGCCTTATGTCAGCGCCTATGTGGTGGCCATTACTGAGTCGGCAGGCGTGGTCCTGCTTACACTGGGCCTTTGGGTGCGGTATATCACCCTGCCACTGATGTTCAGTATGGTGGTGGCCATCATCACTGTACATTGGGCCAACGGCTTTGAGGCCGGTGATAATGGCTTTGAAATTCCACTCTATTATATCCTCATGTTGTTTACCCTGCTGGTGTACGGCAGTGGCAGAACCGGGCTGGACGCATTCCTGGAACGCTCCCGTTAG
- a CDS encoding AraC family transcriptional regulator, translating into MAKENIHQPFEIVEIITEECPQVEHGHNFFELIYIVEGSGQQFINNNQFPYRKGYLFLVTPEDKHLLEVAERTHFFFLRFNKIYLQNQDTALLYTQEWTHRMEFILEHASHRPGCIVYHEPDKQLLPALVAGLMQEQAGKPLYHSEVVRQLVNTIITLVARNIAMKLPAQIGDHTATPVLDIIDYIQEHIYSPQALRAAVIAKHFHISLSYLGRYFKKHTGENLQDYIMRYKLKLVETRLKHSDRRINEIAAELSFTDESHLTRLFRKHRGINPSAFRKQFMLR; encoded by the coding sequence ATGGCAAAAGAAAACATTCATCAGCCCTTTGAGATAGTGGAGATTATAACAGAGGAGTGTCCGCAGGTGGAGCACGGGCATAATTTTTTTGAGTTGATATATATCGTGGAAGGCAGCGGGCAGCAATTTATCAACAACAACCAGTTTCCTTACCGCAAAGGGTATTTGTTCCTGGTGACACCAGAAGACAAACATCTGCTGGAAGTAGCGGAAAGGACACATTTTTTCTTTCTCCGGTTTAACAAGATATATCTGCAAAACCAGGATACCGCGCTGTTATACACACAGGAGTGGACGCACCGGATGGAATTTATTCTCGAACATGCCAGTCACCGGCCGGGCTGTATTGTATACCATGAGCCGGACAAGCAGCTGTTACCTGCCCTGGTGGCGGGGCTGATGCAGGAGCAGGCAGGTAAACCTTTATACCACAGCGAAGTAGTAAGGCAGTTGGTCAATACCATTATCACTTTGGTGGCCCGTAATATAGCCATGAAGCTGCCTGCGCAGATAGGCGACCATACGGCTACGCCTGTACTGGACATCATCGATTATATACAGGAACATATTTATTCACCGCAGGCTTTAAGGGCGGCTGTCATCGCCAAACATTTTCATATATCGCTAAGTTACCTGGGGCGTTATTTTAAAAAGCATACGGGAGAAAACCTGCAGGATTACATCATGCGTTATAAGCTGAAGCTGGTGGAGACCCGTTTAAAACACAGCGATCGCCGTATCAACGAGATTGCCGCGGAGCTGAGTTTCACAGATGAAAGCCATCTTACACGATTGTTCAGGAAACACCGTGGAATTAATCCATCTGCTTTCCGTAAACAATTTATGCTTCGCTGA
- a CDS encoding ester cyclase has protein sequence MIVNFFHRLILPAVCMTLVISACSPSPSSSAEQNKNIVRRYFGEAWDQGKLEALDSLLAPQYINHTPSTPDPPRGPGGLKPIIAAFRRAFPDLHFEIKDLIASDSIVVARVVMTGTQQDSLFQLPPTGKKMAVNQINIEKIVHGRIVEHWRVTDELSLMRQLGFVP, from the coding sequence ATGATTGTCAACTTTTTCCACCGGCTGATATTACCGGCAGTCTGTATGACACTGGTCATTTCGGCCTGCAGCCCTTCCCCGTCTTCATCAGCGGAACAAAACAAAAACATCGTGCGGCGTTATTTCGGCGAAGCCTGGGACCAGGGTAAGCTGGAAGCGCTGGACAGCCTGCTGGCACCGCAGTACATCAATCACACGCCCAGCACGCCTGACCCGCCACGTGGACCGGGCGGGCTAAAACCCATCATCGCCGCTTTCCGGCGGGCTTTCCCTGATTTGCATTTTGAAATAAAAGACCTTATAGCCAGCGACAGTATAGTGGTAGCGCGGGTGGTGATGACCGGCACCCAGCAGGACAGCCTTTTTCAGCTGCCACCTACCGGCAAAAAAATGGCGGTGAACCAGATCAATATCGAGAAAATCGTCCATGGCCGGATTGTGGAACACTGGCGGGTAACCGACGAGCTGTCCCTGATGCGGCAGCTGGGTTTTGTGCCCTGA
- a CDS encoding DUF692 domain-containing protein, giving the protein MVGLGFRREFAEEMISGELITPDFIEFAPENWMNIGGYWKKMLHRVLEKYPVLCHGLSLSLGSPEEPDKDFLRYVKSFLEEYQVRIYSEHLSYSKCDNAHLYDLLPMPFRMDAARHMASRIQQVQDYLQRPLAMEIISYYTPVAPEMSEADFINEVVRRSGCQLLLDVNNIYVNAFNHQYDARAFIAQLPLDKVAYIHMAGHEQVSPDMILDTHGHPIADPVYELFEWTIRQIKPVPVLLERDFNIPQMQELQEELARLKSICHQQWKHHELVA; this is encoded by the coding sequence ATGGTAGGACTAGGCTTTCGCCGCGAATTTGCGGAAGAAATGATCAGTGGAGAGCTGATCACACCCGACTTTATTGAGTTTGCGCCGGAGAACTGGATGAACATCGGCGGTTACTGGAAAAAAATGCTGCACCGTGTGTTGGAAAAGTACCCGGTATTGTGCCACGGGCTTTCATTGTCACTCGGCAGCCCTGAAGAACCGGACAAAGATTTCCTCCGCTACGTGAAATCCTTCCTGGAAGAATATCAGGTACGTATTTATTCTGAACACCTGAGTTATTCCAAATGTGACAACGCCCATCTGTACGACCTGCTGCCCATGCCTTTCCGCATGGATGCCGCGCGGCATATGGCCTCCCGCATCCAACAGGTACAGGACTATCTGCAGCGGCCGCTGGCTATGGAAATCATTTCCTACTACACGCCGGTGGCACCGGAGATGAGCGAAGCCGACTTTATCAATGAAGTGGTGCGGCGTTCCGGCTGCCAGCTGTTGCTGGACGTGAACAACATTTATGTCAACGCCTTCAACCATCAGTACGATGCCAGGGCTTTCATTGCACAGCTGCCGCTGGACAAGGTGGCCTATATCCATATGGCGGGGCATGAGCAGGTATCTCCTGATATGATCCTTGATACCCACGGGCATCCGATTGCTGATCCGGTATATGAACTGTTTGAATGGACCATCCGGCAGATAAAGCCGGTACCGGTGTTGCTGGAGCGTGATTTTAATATCCCGCAGATGCAGGAACTGCAGGAAGAGCTGGCGCGATTAAAATCTATCTGTCATCAACAATGGAAACACCATGAGCTCGTTGCCTGA
- a CDS encoding acyl transferase: MRVVSPDYIFSLKPDELETAALELFNYQYQENALYRAYTDALRIQPRQVDSILKIPYLPIQFFKSHQVVCGQFEPELVFESSGTTQTVNSRHLVKDAAVYTRSFMTAFEQFYGPVTDYVVVGLLPSYLERQHSSLVCMVQEMIVRSGHEESGFYLYEHDKLHQQLQWLEARQQKVLLIGVTFGLLDFAEKYTLRLQHTIVMETGGMKGRREEWTRDEVHAFLKERLGVTVVHAEYGMTELLSQAYSRGQGYFETPAWMKVLLRDENDPFQLSAGKGSGVMNVIDLANIYSCAFIATEDIGKIHADGRFEVLGRLDNSALRGCSLMVS; encoded by the coding sequence ATGCGCGTAGTTTCGCCCGATTATATATTTTCCCTGAAGCCAGATGAACTGGAAACCGCTGCCCTGGAGCTGTTTAACTATCAGTACCAGGAGAATGCCCTTTACAGGGCTTATACCGATGCCCTGCGGATACAGCCCCGCCAGGTAGACAGTATCCTGAAGATACCTTATCTGCCCATTCAGTTTTTTAAGTCGCACCAGGTGGTGTGCGGACAGTTTGAGCCGGAGCTGGTATTTGAAAGCAGCGGTACTACCCAGACGGTCAACAGCCGGCATCTGGTGAAAGACGCTGCGGTATATACCCGCAGCTTTATGACGGCTTTTGAACAGTTCTATGGCCCGGTGACCGACTACGTGGTGGTGGGACTGCTGCCTTCCTACCTGGAACGGCAACACTCTTCGCTGGTATGTATGGTGCAGGAGATGATCGTCCGCAGCGGCCATGAAGAAAGCGGCTTTTACCTGTATGAGCACGATAAGCTGCATCAGCAGCTACAGTGGCTGGAAGCGCGGCAACAGAAAGTGCTGTTGATCGGCGTTACTTTCGGCCTGCTCGATTTTGCTGAGAAATACACCCTGCGGCTGCAGCATACCATCGTTATGGAAACAGGCGGCATGAAAGGCCGCCGGGAAGAGTGGACCCGCGACGAAGTACATGCTTTCCTGAAAGAAAGGTTAGGCGTGACCGTAGTACATGCGGAATACGGCATGACTGAGCTGCTGTCGCAGGCATATTCCCGCGGCCAGGGCTACTTTGAAACCCCAGCCTGGATGAAAGTACTGCTGCGCGATGAGAACGACCCGTTTCAGCTTTCCGCCGGCAAAGGTTCCGGCGTTATGAACGTCATTGACCTGGCCAATATCTATTCCTGCGCGTTCATTGCCACCGAAGATATCGGGAAAATACACGCCGATGGCCGTTTTGAGGTGCTGGGACGCCTCGATAATTCAGCCCTGCGCGGTTGCAGCCTGATGGTCAGCTAG
- a CDS encoding Crp/Fnr family transcriptional regulator: MHPLLLHNFSRHIVLSDEETASLPAYFRHRKLRRKEMLLEEGEVCRSENFVIKGALRQYETDEEGREHVIQFAFEDWWISDPYSMHTGTPSIYHIDALEDSEVLQLDLDSQERLFADLPQMNIYWRLIMQQAFIALQRRVLFLQKPLEERYQEFLRTYAWFEQRIPQHQVAAYLGTSRESLSRVRNTVLKK, translated from the coding sequence ATGCATCCGTTACTGCTTCATAATTTCAGCCGGCATATCGTTCTGTCGGACGAGGAAACAGCCTCGCTGCCTGCTTATTTCCGGCACCGGAAGCTGCGCAGGAAAGAAATGTTGCTGGAAGAAGGGGAAGTGTGCCGGTCAGAAAACTTTGTGATAAAAGGCGCGCTGCGCCAATACGAGACAGATGAAGAAGGCCGGGAACATGTAATCCAGTTTGCCTTTGAAGACTGGTGGATTTCGGACCCCTACAGTATGCATACCGGCACCCCTTCCATATACCATATCGATGCGCTGGAAGACAGCGAGGTATTACAGCTGGACCTGGACAGCCAGGAGCGGTTGTTTGCTGATTTGCCTCAAATGAATATTTATTGGCGCCTGATCATGCAGCAGGCGTTTATAGCCCTGCAACGCCGGGTGTTGTTTCTGCAGAAGCCGCTGGAGGAGCGTTATCAGGAGTTTCTGCGTACCTATGCCTGGTTTGAGCAGCGTATTCCGCAGCACCAGGTGGCCGCTTACCTGGGCACCTCCCGGGAATCGCTGAGCCGTGTCAGGAACACGGTGCTGAAAAAATAA
- a CDS encoding NAD(P)H-dependent oxidoreductase has translation MKVLIVLAHPEPRSLNASLKNAAVEILQRHGHEVAVTDLYQQQWKAEAGRQDFPALPADERLIYNTISKKAFLENQQSPDITAEQEKIKWADVILLQFPLWWFGMPAILKGWIDRTFTNGFGYGTGGRYGNGTLKDKKVMLMITAGAAAAPLGPQGIHGDIIDLLFPVHHGVFWYAGAAPLPPFVVYSANHVSDERYTAIVQDLEQRLVSIPYTAPIRYRMGKQDYDENEVLKSHFTTGKSGFALHLQDQD, from the coding sequence ATGAAAGTATTGATTGTACTAGCACACCCGGAGCCCCGTTCCCTGAACGCCTCCCTGAAAAACGCTGCGGTAGAGATATTACAGCGCCATGGCCATGAAGTTGCAGTAACAGACCTCTACCAACAGCAATGGAAGGCGGAGGCAGGCCGGCAGGACTTTCCGGCGCTTCCTGCCGATGAAAGACTTATTTATAACACCATTTCAAAAAAGGCCTTCCTGGAAAACCAGCAATCACCGGATATTACCGCGGAGCAGGAAAAAATAAAATGGGCTGATGTGATCCTGTTACAGTTTCCGTTATGGTGGTTCGGCATGCCGGCTATCCTCAAAGGCTGGATAGACCGCACTTTTACCAATGGCTTCGGCTACGGCACCGGCGGCCGCTATGGCAACGGTACCCTTAAAGACAAAAAAGTGATGTTGATGATCACCGCTGGCGCTGCTGCAGCACCGCTCGGCCCACAAGGTATCCACGGTGATATTATTGACCTCCTGTTCCCGGTGCATCATGGGGTATTCTGGTATGCAGGCGCAGCCCCACTGCCACCGTTTGTAGTCTACAGCGCCAACCACGTATCAGACGAACGGTATACTGCCATTGTGCAAGACCTGGAACAGCGGCTGGTCAGCATCCCTTACACTGCTCCTATCCGTTACCGGATGGGCAAACAGGACTATGATGAAAATGAAGTACTGAAGTCTCATTTTACCACAGGCAAAAGCGGTTTCGCCCTGCACCTGCAAGACCAGGACTAA
- a CDS encoding acyl-CoA carboxylase subunit beta, with the protein MNKIEELQSKIKEAMLGGGEVRIASQHKKGKLTARERLQLLMDEGSFEELDMLVHNRNRGITTDQEQFPGDGVVTGYGTINGRLTYVFSQDFTVYGGSLSEPHARKICKIMDLAMQNGAPVVGLNDSGGARIQEGVVSLGGYADIFYRNTRASGVIPQISAIMGPCAGGAVYSPAITDFIMMVENTSYMFVTGPNVVKTVTHEEVTSEELGGAQTHATKSGVTHFACANEVECIQNIKTLLSYIPQNCEETAPVYPYEPGNELREALNTLIPASPNQPYDMKEVIAHLTDADSFFEVHKDFADNIIVGFARIGGRSIGIVANQPAVLAGVLDIHASVKGARFTRFCDAFNVPLLVLVDVPGFLPGTDQEWNGIITNGAKLLYALCEATVPKITVTTRKAYGGAYCVMNSKHIGADLNYAFPQAEIAVMGAKGAVEIIYKKEIDTAPDPEVRTNELVADYTERFANPYLAAEKGYIDEVIMPEQARAKLIKGFKMLENKVVNMPRKKHGNIPL; encoded by the coding sequence ATGAACAAGATAGAGGAATTACAGTCGAAGATTAAAGAGGCCATGTTAGGTGGTGGAGAAGTAAGGATCGCTTCCCAGCATAAAAAAGGTAAGCTGACCGCCCGTGAAAGGCTTCAGCTGCTGATGGATGAAGGCTCTTTTGAAGAACTGGACATGTTGGTACATAACCGTAACCGCGGCATCACCACCGACCAGGAACAGTTTCCCGGCGACGGCGTTGTGACCGGCTATGGCACCATCAACGGCAGGCTCACTTATGTCTTTTCACAGGATTTCACGGTATATGGCGGCAGTCTCTCTGAACCACATGCCCGCAAAATATGCAAGATCATGGACCTCGCCATGCAGAACGGCGCCCCGGTAGTGGGCCTGAACGACAGTGGCGGCGCCCGTATCCAGGAAGGAGTGGTAAGCCTCGGCGGTTATGCCGATATCTTCTACCGCAACACCCGCGCTTCCGGCGTTATTCCCCAGATATCCGCCATCATGGGCCCCTGTGCCGGTGGCGCCGTATATTCCCCCGCTATCACCGATTTTATTATGATGGTGGAAAACACGTCCTACATGTTCGTGACCGGTCCTAACGTGGTGAAAACGGTGACCCATGAAGAAGTGACCTCCGAAGAACTGGGCGGCGCACAAACGCATGCCACCAAAAGCGGCGTTACCCACTTTGCCTGCGCCAACGAGGTGGAATGCATCCAAAACATCAAAACACTGCTGAGCTATATCCCGCAAAACTGCGAGGAAACAGCACCGGTATATCCGTATGAACCGGGCAACGAGCTGCGGGAAGCCCTCAACACGCTGATCCCCGCCAGCCCCAACCAGCCTTATGATATGAAAGAAGTGATCGCCCATCTGACAGATGCCGACAGCTTCTTTGAAGTACACAAGGACTTTGCAGACAATATCATCGTCGGTTTCGCCCGCATCGGCGGCAGAAGCATCGGTATTGTGGCCAATCAGCCTGCCGTACTGGCCGGCGTGCTCGATATCCACGCCTCCGTAAAAGGCGCCCGCTTTACCCGCTTCTGCGACGCCTTCAATGTGCCGCTGCTGGTACTGGTAGATGTGCCCGGCTTCCTGCCCGGCACCGACCAGGAATGGAACGGTATCATCACTAACGGCGCAAAACTGCTGTACGCGCTCTGCGAAGCCACCGTGCCCAAGATCACCGTCACCACCCGCAAAGCCTACGGCGGCGCCTATTGCGTGATGAACTCCAAACATATCGGCGCCGACCTCAACTACGCTTTCCCGCAGGCGGAAATAGCCGTGATGGGCGCTAAGGGCGCTGTGGAAATCATCTACAAAAAAGAAATAGATACGGCTCCGGACCCTGAAGTGCGTACCAACGAACTGGTGGCCGATTATACCGAAAGATTTGCCAACCCTTACCTGGCAGCGGAAAAAGGATATATCGACGAAGTCATCATGCCGGAACAGGCCCGCGCCAAACTCATCAAGGGTTTCAAAATGCTAGAAAATAAAGTGGTCAACATGCCGAGAAAAAAACACGGTAACATACCTTTGTAG
- a CDS encoding UbiA family prenyltransferase → MVLRSIFNFILFTSVFIALCALLMIWQTNQLLGLQYPQLTFYLFVFFSTICSYNFHWYLTPGSYSSSERLQWVDRYRDLMLMLCGVGLAGALFYFWPLRNHWLVLSGAAVLTFLYSAPKVPYKPFTWLRRIAIGKTLFLTAVWTYVTTLLPAFVANQGLSWPLMLFTLHRFLLIYAICILFDFRDVESDKKEGIRSLITYLDYKSLNRLYYITLLLSALSAVMLGYYTTIPVICTLLAPVAVTGLLTKKAHHDPSDYLFYFGLDGLMALSALLHLILVSLFP, encoded by the coding sequence ATGGTGTTAAGGTCCATTTTTAATTTCATCCTCTTTACATCGGTCTTCATTGCCTTATGCGCCCTGCTGATGATATGGCAGACCAATCAGCTGCTGGGGCTTCAATACCCGCAACTGACCTTTTACCTGTTCGTCTTCTTCTCCACTATCTGCAGCTACAATTTTCACTGGTACCTGACACCCGGCTCCTATTCTTCTTCAGAAAGGCTGCAATGGGTGGACCGTTACCGGGACCTGATGCTCATGCTCTGCGGCGTTGGCCTGGCCGGCGCACTGTTCTACTTCTGGCCGTTGCGCAACCACTGGCTGGTACTTAGCGGCGCCGCAGTCCTTACCTTTCTCTACTCCGCTCCTAAAGTGCCTTATAAGCCCTTCACCTGGCTGCGCCGGATAGCCATCGGCAAAACACTGTTTCTTACCGCCGTATGGACCTACGTTACCACCCTGCTGCCGGCCTTTGTGGCCAACCAGGGCCTGTCCTGGCCCCTGATGCTGTTTACGCTGCACCGCTTCCTGCTGATATATGCGATCTGCATCCTGTTCGACTTCCGTGATGTGGAGTCAGACAAAAAAGAAGGTATCCGCAGCCTGATCACTTACCTGGATTACAAAAGCCTCAACCGGCTGTACTATATCACCCTGCTGTTGTCTGCCCTGAGCGCCGTCATGCTGGGCTACTATACCACCATTCCGGTGATATGCACGCTGCTGGCACCTGTGGCCGTTACCGGCCTGCTGACAAAGAAAGCGCATCATGATCCGTCCGACTACCTGTTCTACTTCGGACTGGACGGCCTCATGGCACTGTCGGCACTCCTCCATCTGATACTGGTCAGCCTGTTCCCCTGA
- a CDS encoding DUF2063 domain-containing protein — translation MSSLPDSRRLQQRFTQHLRTGVRTTIPGVAPDRLAHYRHAIFHMVKDTMESAYPVTCANIPARKWDRMVRNFFAHHACTSNQVWKLPLEFYTYAVENNWDEVYDIPYLSDLLAFEWAEIEVFNMEDIAPAAFTAAGSWLETPLVLNPEYRLLSFKYPVHREAKRARLLKEQGAWFVLLHREPVSGHVQFTGLSPWLAFVTEQLAAGITVKDILEYAPQLGITVTDTLENDTIAFLTDMQRQQFVLGFQP, via the coding sequence ATGAGCTCGTTGCCTGACAGCCGCCGGTTACAGCAGCGGTTTACCCAACATCTCCGTACCGGTGTGCGAACGACCATCCCCGGGGTGGCCCCGGACAGGCTGGCGCACTACCGCCACGCTATCTTCCATATGGTGAAAGATACTATGGAAAGCGCCTATCCGGTCACCTGCGCCAATATCCCGGCGCGGAAATGGGACCGTATGGTCCGGAACTTTTTCGCCCATCATGCCTGTACTTCCAACCAGGTGTGGAAGCTCCCCCTGGAGTTTTACACCTATGCGGTGGAGAATAACTGGGACGAAGTGTACGACATCCCTTATCTGAGCGACCTGCTGGCTTTTGAATGGGCAGAGATTGAAGTGTTTAATATGGAAGATATTGCCCCCGCTGCTTTCACTGCTGCCGGCAGCTGGCTGGAAACCCCGCTGGTACTGAACCCTGAGTACCGGTTATTATCTTTCAAATACCCCGTTCACCGGGAAGCCAAACGCGCACGGCTCTTAAAGGAGCAGGGCGCCTGGTTTGTGTTGCTGCACCGGGAGCCGGTCAGCGGCCATGTACAGTTTACGGGCTTGTCGCCGTGGCTGGCTTTTGTAACAGAGCAACTTGCGGCAGGTATAACGGTGAAGGATATACTGGAATATGCGCCACAACTTGGGATAACGGTAACGGATACACTGGAAAATGATACTATCGCTTTTTTAACTGACATGCAACGCCAACAGTTTGTGTTGGGCTTTCAACCCTGA